In Fusibacter sp. A1, a single window of DNA contains:
- a CDS encoding ABC-F family ATP-binding cassette domain-containing protein, giving the protein MIKVDNLSYSFPQKDLYEKISFTLEDGQHCAFIGTSGSGKSTLIDIIMDPERYMYDGFLEIDPSCRIGYVSQFSQLGNKEETTVFEYIGGDAIRLQNEIAAICTQMETSSDIEVLLEKYQQTLDAYDAIGGDAVESEINKKLNLANLMKHKDLKVSELSGGEFKLIQVIKEMLTAPNLLIMDEPDVFLDFENLNALKKLINAHKGILLVITHNRYLLNHCFNKIIHLENKELQEFDGRYIDYNFTLLQTKIEMQELALADDEEIERNDILIKKLRFIATNNDESGHGRSLKARVKLQERLEARRIKAPFVEIKQPYIELSTKNILEETVALKVSDYSVSFDEVLLKDVNFEIKSNDKVALIGANGTGKTTLFKDIVKNSHPAIDLDENIEIAYLSQIQGEILNESNTILEEFFDAGFKTSSAIRAYVSDYGFHGEMIDQKIASLSGGEKNILQLAKVSAGKANLLLLDEPTSHLDTYSQLALEKAIEGYQGAVLMISHDYYSIINCMDYVLIIDDKTIRKMTMRKFKKMIFASHFDRDYLDIEQKKKEVETKIASALQATDFEQAKVLSEELESLIQLI; this is encoded by the coding sequence ATGATAAAAGTAGACAATTTGTCCTACTCATTTCCGCAGAAAGATCTATATGAAAAGATTTCATTTACTTTGGAAGACGGCCAGCACTGCGCGTTCATCGGAACGAGCGGCAGCGGGAAAAGTACACTGATCGATATCATCATGGACCCGGAAAGGTATATGTACGATGGATTTCTGGAAATAGATCCAAGCTGCAGAATCGGATATGTGAGTCAGTTCTCACAACTTGGCAACAAAGAAGAAACGACCGTCTTCGAATATATCGGTGGCGACGCGATTAGACTGCAAAATGAAATTGCGGCGATCTGCACCCAAATGGAGACGTCATCGGATATTGAAGTTTTGCTTGAAAAATATCAGCAAACGCTTGATGCCTACGACGCGATTGGTGGGGATGCTGTTGAAAGTGAGATCAATAAAAAGTTGAATCTTGCAAACCTTATGAAGCATAAGGATTTGAAGGTATCCGAGCTCAGCGGTGGCGAATTCAAACTGATCCAAGTAATCAAGGAGATGCTTACCGCTCCTAATCTACTGATCATGGATGAGCCTGATGTGTTCTTAGACTTTGAAAACCTAAACGCTCTGAAAAAACTGATCAATGCGCACAAGGGAATCCTACTGGTCATCACCCATAACAGGTACCTGCTTAATCATTGCTTCAACAAGATCATTCATCTTGAAAACAAGGAACTACAAGAGTTCGACGGAAGATATATCGATTACAACTTCACATTGCTACAGACTAAAATCGAAATGCAAGAGCTAGCGCTTGCAGATGACGAGGAAATAGAACGAAACGATATCCTTATCAAAAAACTTAGATTCATCGCGACCAACAACGATGAATCGGGTCATGGCAGATCACTGAAAGCAAGAGTGAAACTTCAGGAGCGACTCGAAGCCAGAAGAATCAAGGCTCCGTTTGTAGAAATCAAACAGCCCTACATCGAACTGAGCACAAAAAACATCCTAGAAGAAACTGTCGCTTTAAAAGTCAGCGACTACAGCGTTTCATTTGACGAAGTGCTGCTTAAAGACGTCAACTTCGAAATTAAATCGAATGACAAAGTGGCGCTTATCGGTGCAAACGGCACTGGCAAAACGACGCTGTTCAAAGACATTGTCAAGAACAGCCACCCTGCCATCGATCTGGATGAAAACATTGAAATCGCCTACTTGTCTCAAATACAAGGCGAAATACTCAATGAGTCCAATACCATTTTGGAAGAGTTCTTCGACGCAGGATTTAAAACTTCAAGTGCGATCAGGGCCTATGTCTCCGATTACGGCTTCCACGGAGAAATGATCGATCAGAAGATCGCCTCATTATCCGGTGGCGAAAAGAACATACTTCAGCTTGCCAAGGTTTCAGCAGGAAAAGCAAACCTATTGCTACTTGATGAACCGACAAGCCACCTAGACACCTATTCGCAGCTCGCACTCGAAAAGGCGATCGAAGGTTATCAAGGTGCGGTTCTGATGATCTCGCACGATTACTACTCGATTATCAACTGCATGGATTATGTTCTGATCATCGACGATAAGACCATTCGAAAAATGACGATGCGAAAATTCAAGAAGATGATTTTCGCCAGCCATTTCGACAGAGACTATTTGGACATCGAGCAAAAGAAGAAAGAGGTCGAGACTAAAATCGCTTCTGCACTTCAGGCTACCGATTTCGAACAGGCGAAAGTCTTATCTGAAGAATTGGAATCTCTGATTCAATTGATTTAA
- the gltX gene encoding glutamate--tRNA ligase: MTRNALMAALLFSNLKYGPEDYEMIYSERNLPEGAMVTRFAPSPTGTLHIGHLIGSLLDVTLARQTGGASYLRIEDTDKKRSIEGSVQSTIDVLEYYGITFDEGATGLNDETGDYGPYKQSQRTQIYHTFVKRLIEQGHAYPCFCTETELSEVRKKQEADKLITGYYGEFAKCREMSFEDVKKRIERKDAYVIRLKSNGNLNNEVVLNDIIRGAIRFPENNLDMVLLKSDGVPTYHFAHAVDDHLMRTTHVIRADEWLPSFPLHKELFDVLGWKPPNYIHISPIMKSDGKSKRKLSKRKDPESALTFYLEDGYPSQSVIEYLLNLINSNYEEWRACHPLEDSSAFIVDVAKMSSSGSVFDFDKFVDVSKQTIARMSAESVYDQVWQWSLRYDNEFAELMGEHKHYMTTALGIERGGEKPRKDIAKWSDVKEHISYFFDELFCMEKVSDELARLNMQPEEVVEILKELISNYTQTDSHEEWYEQMKNLCERLGYATSMKEFKRNKEVYRGHLGDLMGMIRLVLTGRRNTPDLYQIMSTMGIDRVTSRMDNATRMMTKR, from the coding sequence ATGACTAGGAATGCGTTGATGGCTGCTTTGTTGTTTTCTAATCTGAAATATGGACCGGAGGATTACGAGATGATCTACTCAGAACGGAATTTACCGGAAGGGGCTATGGTCACCCGGTTCGCACCTAGTCCTACAGGTACGCTTCATATCGGGCATTTGATTGGATCGTTGCTTGATGTGACACTTGCAAGACAGACCGGTGGGGCTTCTTATTTGAGGATCGAGGATACCGATAAGAAAAGGTCGATTGAAGGAAGTGTGCAGAGTACGATCGACGTGCTCGAATATTACGGTATAACATTTGATGAAGGCGCAACCGGACTGAATGACGAAACCGGCGACTACGGTCCTTATAAGCAAAGCCAAAGAACACAAATATACCATACCTTTGTAAAGAGACTCATAGAACAGGGGCATGCCTATCCCTGCTTCTGCACAGAAACCGAACTTTCTGAAGTAAGAAAAAAGCAAGAAGCGGACAAGCTGATAACAGGGTATTACGGTGAGTTTGCGAAATGCCGGGAGATGTCCTTTGAAGACGTAAAAAAAAGGATTGAACGCAAAGATGCCTATGTCATACGACTAAAGTCAAATGGGAATCTGAATAACGAGGTTGTTTTGAACGACATAATAAGAGGGGCAATAAGATTTCCTGAAAACAATCTGGATATGGTCCTGTTAAAGTCCGATGGTGTCCCCACCTATCACTTTGCCCACGCGGTAGATGACCACCTGATGAGAACAACGCATGTGATAAGGGCAGACGAATGGTTGCCGTCTTTTCCGCTGCATAAGGAGCTCTTTGATGTACTGGGATGGAAGCCACCGAATTACATCCATATCTCTCCGATCATGAAGTCGGACGGAAAGTCAAAGCGTAAGCTCAGCAAAAGGAAGGACCCGGAATCAGCCCTGACCTTTTATCTTGAAGACGGCTATCCCAGCCAGTCGGTAATCGAGTATCTGCTCAATCTGATCAATTCGAATTATGAAGAGTGGAGAGCCTGTCATCCTCTTGAAGACAGTTCTGCGTTTATCGTCGACGTGGCAAAGATGTCGTCTAGCGGTTCTGTTTTTGACTTTGATAAGTTTGTAGATGTGAGTAAGCAAACCATAGCAAGAATGAGCGCCGAAAGCGTTTACGATCAGGTTTGGCAGTGGAGCCTTCGCTACGACAATGAGTTCGCAGAACTTATGGGGGAGCACAAGCACTATATGACAACAGCACTCGGCATTGAGCGAGGTGGAGAGAAGCCCAGAAAGGACATTGCCAAGTGGTCTGATGTAAAGGAGCACATTTCCTACTTCTTCGACGAGCTTTTTTGTATGGAAAAGGTTAGCGATGAGCTAGCAAGACTCAACATGCAGCCAGAGGAGGTGGTAGAGATACTTAAGGAGTTGATTTCTAACTACACGCAAACGGACAGCCATGAGGAGTGGTACGAGCAGATGAAGAATCTTTGTGAGCGGTTGGGCTATGCGACAAGCATGAAGGAGTTTAAGAGAAATAAAGAGGTTTATCGTGGTCATTTAGGGGATCTCATGGGCATGATCCGTCTGGTGCTGACCGGCAGAAGAAATACACCTGACCTATATCAGATCATGAGTACCATGGGGATTGATAGGGTAACCAGCAGGATGGATAATGCGACTCGCATGATGACAAAAAGGTAA
- a CDS encoding diguanylate cyclase — protein MRSRKSVSVALVALAVVVLLVALFSETVISSEKRNSIEAYQEVLIDETKALGIQDIINDRTDSDYVDYKTSGVSSTIKDSNYWIHIPLVELKLKGDEYLIEVSKPHLSQVEFFQVSKEGEVVKVIKTGRNRPFSSREIMYKSFLFELDSHHLDGELYLMINTESYLQAPTKLWTHDEFIKESTQSSLVLGVFYGALVIMIVYNSFLAFSLKEFKYLFYVLFVISFTCLQLVWDGYSYQYVWINASYWDTVANPFFISQSSLWLMAFNWSFFEVATRSKWLIRAYQAFFIAAVAASVSVFALPMASSIYAGASLSIVALMVSILSFVVSKPKNKSHFLYIAAWSVFFYMSVLSTMGGFNLIPYSILAVHGVKIGIIILIVFFSLALTFKINEIEELRIAEVEKGNLLKRLHMMSIKTTSIRKLDSLYQNMLQDYKEFTSYESMLICLASEDQTYDLIDQFAKITRVTLNTATIQMLDQKNADVTVGTDDFLKSLGITGAVSSLIIPLESRKNKTGFVLLHSKVQRTVSDQVKELLTDYTYQISMTIENIVLLDRLRLSAERDSLTTLYNRRTFFEKAQKLFSMGDEDDRFSIVMIDIDHFKRINDQFGHVAGDKVIVDIANLMIGNCPEHAVAGRYGGEEFIIAIRSNDSKRVEKTIDDLRKTIMETRFELSDSTTEQMTISSGIAFKTTATRSLDELIERADDMLYRAKDSGRNVVMVDEKE, from the coding sequence ATGCGCAGTAGAAAGAGCGTGTCCGTTGCTTTGGTCGCGCTTGCGGTTGTGGTTCTACTCGTCGCACTTTTCAGTGAGACGGTCATCAGTTCGGAAAAGAGAAACAGCATCGAAGCCTATCAAGAGGTACTGATCGATGAGACTAAGGCGCTCGGTATCCAGGACATCATAAATGATAGGACGGACTCGGATTATGTGGATTACAAGACAAGCGGCGTCAGCAGCACCATCAAGGATTCAAACTATTGGATTCACATACCGCTCGTGGAGCTGAAGCTTAAGGGCGATGAGTACTTGATCGAAGTATCCAAACCACACTTGAGCCAAGTTGAGTTTTTTCAAGTGTCCAAAGAGGGCGAAGTGGTTAAAGTAATTAAAACGGGTAGAAACAGACCTTTCAGTAGTAGAGAAATCATGTATAAGAGCTTTCTGTTCGAACTCGATAGTCATCATCTGGATGGTGAGCTTTATCTTATGATCAATACGGAAAGTTATCTTCAAGCGCCTACCAAACTGTGGACGCATGACGAGTTTATCAAGGAATCAACACAAAGCAGTCTGGTGCTCGGGGTCTTTTATGGCGCCCTTGTCATAATGATCGTTTATAATAGCTTCTTAGCGTTTAGCTTAAAGGAGTTCAAGTATCTTTTTTATGTGCTGTTTGTCATCAGCTTTACTTGCCTTCAGTTGGTTTGGGACGGGTATTCCTATCAGTATGTTTGGATAAATGCAAGCTATTGGGATACTGTCGCCAATCCGTTTTTCATAAGCCAGTCCAGTTTGTGGCTGATGGCCTTTAACTGGTCGTTTTTTGAAGTGGCCACTCGATCAAAATGGCTGATCCGCGCATACCAAGCCTTCTTTATTGCAGCGGTCGCAGCAAGCGTCAGTGTTTTTGCGCTTCCTATGGCTTCCTCGATTTATGCGGGGGCTTCGCTGTCGATTGTGGCTCTGATGGTTTCGATCCTCAGTTTTGTGGTCAGCAAGCCGAAGAACAAGTCTCATTTCTTGTATATTGCGGCTTGGAGCGTGTTCTTCTATATGAGCGTTTTATCCACTATGGGTGGATTCAATTTGATCCCCTACAGCATTCTGGCAGTGCATGGTGTCAAGATAGGCATTATCATACTTATCGTTTTCTTTTCTCTGGCACTGACCTTTAAAATCAATGAAATTGAAGAACTGAGAATAGCGGAAGTGGAAAAAGGGAATTTGCTGAAAAGACTTCACATGATGAGCATCAAGACCACCTCGATAAGGAAACTGGACTCCTTGTATCAGAACATGCTTCAAGATTACAAGGAGTTCACCTCCTATGAATCGATGTTGATTTGCCTTGCCTCGGAAGATCAGACATATGACCTGATTGATCAGTTTGCCAAAATCACACGTGTGACTTTGAACACTGCGACTATTCAGATGCTAGATCAGAAAAACGCCGATGTCACAGTAGGCACGGATGATTTTTTGAAATCGCTTGGAATAACCGGTGCTGTTTCCTCGCTGATCATTCCTTTGGAATCACGTAAAAACAAAACTGGATTTGTGCTGTTGCATTCCAAAGTGCAGCGTACGGTAAGCGATCAGGTCAAGGAGCTGCTGACTGACTATACGTACCAGATTTCAATGACCATAGAAAATATTGTGCTGCTTGATCGATTGAGGCTATCGGCAGAACGTGACAGTTTGACAACACTCTATAATCGCAGAACTTTTTTTGAAAAGGCACAGAAATTATTTTCGATGGGGGATGAGGACGATAGATTTTCAATTGTCATGATAGACATCGACCATTTCAAACGTATCAACGACCAATTCGGTCATGTCGCAGGTGATAAGGTGATTGTGGATATCGCCAATCTGATGATAGGGAATTGTCCGGAGCACGCGGTAGCGGGCAGGTACGGCGGAGAAGAATTCATTATTGCAATAAGATCGAATGACAGCAAGCGTGTTGAAAAGACGATTGATGATCTGCGAAAAACGATCATGGAGACTCGGTTTGAACTCAGCGATTCGACGACTGAGCAGATGACCATTTCTTCAGGCATCGCTTTCAAGACGACTGCGACAAGGTCGCTTGATGAGCTGATCGAACGCGCCGACGACATGCTTTATCGGGCTAAGGATTCTGGGAGGAATGTAGTCATGGTCGATGAAAAGGAGTAG
- a CDS encoding DUF4386 domain-containing protein: MTNSTRKPSIIAGLSLLIMTFAAFYSFGFVHSQVVVVNPIQTIKNIQASSLFQTGLLGWFIIILTDIIVTWAFYKVLKPINSKLATLSALLRGVYTLFLSFAVYHLVVLAMTAGSLSVPQVTQHLDAFDSLWSLGLILFGGHLFVVGLAVNQNRQRILAFLLVLAGFSYTLVHLLKNFFPLFTATQSIESILMLPMMVGELGYGLWLLFKGGKTNPPAFNAPDSAVS; the protein is encoded by the coding sequence ATGACAAACTCAACCAGAAAACCATCCATCATAGCGGGGCTGTCACTACTCATCATGACCTTCGCAGCCTTCTACTCCTTCGGCTTTGTTCACTCGCAGGTCGTAGTAGTGAACCCTATCCAGACAATAAAAAACATCCAAGCGTCATCACTGTTTCAAACAGGATTACTTGGATGGTTTATCATCATTCTCACGGATATCATCGTCACATGGGCTTTCTACAAGGTCTTAAAACCGATCAATTCAAAATTGGCGACCCTCTCAGCACTGCTTAGAGGGGTCTACACTCTCTTTCTTTCCTTCGCGGTTTACCACTTGGTTGTGCTTGCCATGACTGCAGGCTCCCTTAGCGTACCCCAGGTGACACAGCACCTTGACGCATTCGACAGTCTCTGGTCGCTAGGTCTTATTCTGTTCGGTGGACACCTCTTCGTGGTAGGACTGGCTGTTAATCAGAACAGACAACGAATACTTGCTTTCCTGCTCGTACTTGCCGGCTTCAGCTACACCCTCGTACACCTGCTGAAGAACTTCTTCCCCCTATTCACTGCGACTCAAAGCATTGAAAGCATCCTGATGCTTCCGATGATGGTCGGCGAACTGGGTTATGGTCTATGGCTCTTGTTTAAGGGAGGAAAAACCAATCCACCGGCTTTTAACGCTCCTGATTCAGCCGTTTCTTAA
- the fusA gene encoding elongation factor G, which yields MPRTQPLSTTRNIGIMAHIDAGKTTSTERILFYTGLTHKMGEVHNGSAVMDWMEQEQERGITITSAATSCHWKENKINIIDTPGHVDFTVEVERCLRILDGAIFLLDAKEGVEAQTEAVWRQADHYGVPRLVFINKMDVIGANFKRSVATIKDRLNGVPVPIQLPIGTEKEFKGIISLMDMKAYYNTGDTGEVVDVREIPAEFSDLASEMRKHLIETVADFNEELLIEYLEGNEISQDLLTSTIRFATLSGSITPVLCGAAYRNKGIQMLLDAVIDYLPSPLDRPVIVGHTLKGEETIRKASDLEPFSSLVFKVMTDSYVGRLTYLRVYSGTLKSGGTALNTTKDKRERIGKLLQMHANHRQEISEIATGDIVAVVGLKHSTTGDTLCSVNAPILLETMKFPVPVISVAVESKTPAEQIKMQNALERLSEEDPTFTTFTHPDTGQTIISGMGELHLQVILERLKKEFSVPVNSGRQQVAYKETILNPVNVDYTLSKQSGGQSMYGHVKLKVHPNARGAGHTIDLKVDDRKFPKAYLQACEQGISESLQSGILGGYEVVDLHVELYDVDYQTDHSSDIAFKTAASMAVSKALREGHSVLLEPIFTVEVHVPESYVGDVIDDLNTRHGSITDIQLIPSGRVVRATVALSNLFGYATALRSKTQGRGQYTMLFDRFDRYQTD from the coding sequence ATGCCAAGAACTCAACCATTATCAACCACTAGAAATATTGGAATTATGGCTCATATCGATGCAGGAAAAACTACAAGCACAGAACGCATACTCTTTTATACAGGCCTGACCCATAAGATGGGTGAGGTCCATAACGGTTCTGCAGTCATGGACTGGATGGAGCAGGAACAGGAACGCGGCATCACCATCACCTCAGCCGCCACATCCTGTCATTGGAAGGAAAATAAAATCAATATCATCGACACTCCAGGACATGTTGACTTTACAGTAGAAGTCGAACGTTGCCTTCGCATACTAGATGGCGCTATCTTCCTACTTGACGCGAAAGAAGGCGTCGAAGCACAAACCGAGGCCGTCTGGCGACAAGCCGATCATTATGGGGTTCCACGACTGGTTTTCATCAATAAGATGGACGTCATCGGCGCCAATTTCAAACGATCTGTCGCCACCATCAAAGATCGTTTGAACGGAGTACCTGTACCTATTCAGCTACCCATCGGTACCGAAAAGGAGTTTAAAGGAATTATTTCGCTAATGGACATGAAGGCATACTACAATACTGGTGATACAGGTGAAGTAGTTGACGTCAGAGAGATTCCAGCTGAGTTTTCAGACCTTGCAAGTGAAATGAGGAAACATCTGATCGAAACGGTAGCTGATTTTAACGAAGAACTGCTCATCGAGTATCTTGAAGGCAATGAAATTAGTCAGGATTTGTTAACATCGACTATCCGCTTCGCCACCCTCTCAGGGAGCATCACACCTGTACTCTGTGGTGCGGCCTACCGCAATAAGGGCATCCAGATGCTTCTTGATGCGGTGATCGATTATCTTCCATCCCCTCTGGACAGGCCTGTGATTGTGGGTCATACACTAAAAGGAGAGGAGACCATCAGAAAAGCCTCTGACCTTGAGCCCTTCTCTTCTCTTGTTTTTAAAGTCATGACCGATTCTTATGTCGGAAGGTTAACCTACCTTAGGGTTTATTCAGGAACACTAAAGTCGGGCGGTACCGCTTTGAACACCACTAAGGACAAAAGAGAACGCATCGGCAAACTGCTGCAAATGCATGCCAATCACAGACAAGAAATATCAGAAATCGCAACGGGCGACATTGTCGCTGTTGTCGGTCTGAAGCATTCGACGACGGGTGATACCTTATGTAGTGTGAACGCGCCAATCCTCTTGGAAACCATGAAGTTTCCTGTTCCAGTCATTTCAGTGGCAGTCGAATCGAAAACGCCTGCAGAACAGATCAAAATGCAAAACGCACTTGAGAGGCTCTCTGAAGAAGACCCGACATTTACGACCTTCACTCATCCCGATACAGGTCAAACCATCATTTCGGGTATGGGAGAGCTTCATTTGCAAGTGATTCTCGAGCGCTTAAAAAAAGAGTTCAGTGTTCCTGTAAACAGCGGCAGACAGCAGGTCGCCTACAAGGAAACCATCCTTAATCCGGTCAACGTGGACTATACCTTATCAAAACAGTCGGGTGGTCAGTCCATGTATGGTCATGTCAAACTGAAAGTTCATCCTAATGCTCGTGGCGCTGGACACACGATTGATCTTAAGGTTGATGACAGGAAGTTCCCGAAAGCATATCTTCAGGCTTGCGAGCAGGGGATTTCAGAATCGCTGCAATCCGGTATCCTCGGTGGATACGAAGTTGTGGACCTGCATGTGGAACTCTATGATGTAGATTATCAGACGGACCATTCATCGGATATCGCATTCAAGACAGCCGCCTCGATGGCAGTGTCAAAAGCACTCAGAGAAGGGCATTCCGTCTTATTGGAACCTATCTTCACCGTCGAAGTGCACGTGCCTGAATCCTATGTGGGGGATGTGATAGATGACCTTAACACGCGTCATGGATCCATCACCGATATCCAACTGATTCCATCAGGAAGGGTGGTTCGTGCCACGGTCGCCCTGTCTAACCTGTTCGGCTATGCGACGGCACTTCGTTCTAAAACGCAAGGTCGTGGTCAATACACCATGCTCTTCGACCGCTTTGACAGATACCAGACCGACTAA
- the rsmH gene encoding 16S rRNA (cytosine(1402)-N(4))-methyltransferase RsmH: MDNQEKTHKRRVRYKGTHPKTFKDKYKEHQPEKYADTVARVIQKGSTPAGMHISICVNEILDFLQIRPGQIGLDATLGYGGHSREMLQCLEGNGHLYALDIDPIELPRTRERLQNLGFGPEILTIKQLNFANIDQVIPESGPLNFVLADLGVSSMQIDNPERGFSYKTEGPLDLRLNPNKGISAAERLKTISKDELHGMLIENADEPHAEVIAKAIISQIRRGNEIDTTSKLRQVIEDALKFIPQDRREADVKKSCQRSFQALRIDVNSEFEVLYEFLEKLPDVLGPGGRVAILSFHSGEDRLVKKSFKRLLREGVYKEISPEIIRPTAEECNINSRARSTKMRWAIKA; encoded by the coding sequence GTGGATAATCAAGAAAAAACACACAAACGGCGGGTTAGGTATAAAGGGACACATCCTAAGACGTTCAAAGATAAATACAAGGAACATCAGCCAGAAAAGTATGCGGATACGGTGGCAAGGGTGATTCAAAAGGGAAGTACTCCCGCAGGCATGCATATTTCCATATGTGTGAACGAAATATTGGACTTCCTGCAGATAAGACCGGGTCAGATAGGTCTTGATGCGACACTTGGGTACGGAGGTCACTCGCGTGAGATGCTACAGTGCCTAGAAGGCAATGGTCATCTGTATGCACTGGACATCGATCCCATCGAGCTCCCCCGAACAAGAGAGCGTCTACAAAATCTTGGATTCGGACCGGAGATACTGACAATCAAACAATTGAATTTCGCAAATATCGATCAGGTGATTCCAGAATCCGGACCACTGAATTTTGTACTTGCCGATCTTGGCGTATCCTCTATGCAGATCGACAATCCTGAAAGAGGATTCTCCTATAAGACAGAAGGGCCGCTTGACCTGCGACTGAATCCAAACAAGGGTATCTCGGCTGCGGAGCGCTTGAAGACCATATCAAAAGACGAGCTGCACGGCATGCTCATCGAGAACGCAGATGAGCCGCATGCCGAAGTGATCGCCAAGGCGATTATCTCTCAAATTAGAAGAGGCAATGAAATCGATACGACGTCGAAGCTGAGACAAGTCATTGAAGATGCTCTTAAGTTCATCCCTCAGGATAGAAGGGAAGCCGATGTGAAAAAGTCGTGCCAAAGATCTTTCCAGGCGCTTCGAATCGATGTGAACAGTGAGTTCGAGGTGCTTTATGAGTTTCTGGAGAAGCTACCTGACGTACTCGGTCCAGGTGGACGGGTTGCGATCCTGTCTTTCCATTCTGGAGAAGACCGTCTTGTGAAAAAATCATTCAAGCGTTTGCTTCGAGAAGGAGTCTACAAAGAGATCTCTCCTGAGATCATCAGACCTACAGCAGAAGAATGCAACATCAACAGCCGCGCCCGTTCGACCAAGATGAGATGGGCGATAAAAGCATAA
- a CDS encoding ABC transporter substrate-binding protein, which produces MKKIAKILVMVALLMQIGCQSSTSVTQPNDPEPQKPSEGLQPLKVAIIDDTAPYADVVDGEYEGLIIDIVSVAFSRMDVEYEFVDMPFNRIMTLMEEGGLDIATDIFINPKREEFLYFPVDTPLAIYPYALFKRSDKEITYDGNPESLTAYIIGTVRGYYLGSFDKYLEDPDYTIIESKSPELNMKQLYNGRVDLAIEVLSTGESLVEKLGYGLEIEPLPTTLGANSSYVAFSKPLGLEPLMVEYQKTIKEMYADGTLQAIYDRYGLPVPDGNFE; this is translated from the coding sequence ATGAAAAAAATAGCGAAAATTTTAGTAATGGTTGCCTTACTGATGCAAATAGGGTGTCAATCCTCAACTAGCGTGACACAACCGAATGATCCGGAACCACAGAAGCCAAGTGAAGGACTACAGCCGCTTAAAGTTGCGATTATCGATGATACGGCGCCCTATGCGGATGTGGTGGATGGAGAGTATGAAGGGTTGATTATCGATATCGTCAGCGTGGCGTTCAGTCGTATGGATGTCGAGTATGAGTTCGTCGATATGCCATTCAATCGGATCATGACGCTCATGGAAGAAGGTGGACTGGATATTGCCACTGACATTTTCATCAATCCAAAACGCGAGGAGTTTCTTTACTTTCCGGTAGACACTCCGCTTGCAATTTACCCCTATGCTTTATTTAAAAGAAGCGACAAGGAGATTACCTACGATGGAAATCCAGAAAGCTTAACCGCCTATATCATCGGCACTGTCAGAGGATATTATCTAGGAAGTTTTGACAAGTACCTTGAAGATCCGGATTATACGATTATTGAATCTAAATCACCCGAGCTGAATATGAAGCAGCTTTATAACGGCAGAGTCGACTTAGCGATTGAAGTGCTGTCTACAGGAGAATCACTAGTAGAAAAACTCGGATACGGACTCGAAATCGAACCGTTACCTACGACGCTTGGGGCAAACTCGTCTTATGTGGCGTTTTCAAAACCCCTTGGTCTTGAACCTCTCATGGTGGAGTATCAAAAGACAATCAAGGAAATGTATGCCGACGGAACGCTTCAAGCTATTTACGATAGATATGGATTGCCTGTGCCTGATGGGAATTTTGAATGA
- a CDS encoding Crp/Fnr family transcriptional regulator: MIDVLINYMKRFIDLPEEELYEIAKDVPIQSFEKGSVLIRQGEVPTECFFVLQGLVRQYAVNEDGKETTFNFFTEEQAVAVYNAHTHQKESKFTLRCSEDCVLVVGDLSIQDEMFAQFEVLETMVRKVVENDIGAMNEAFTSFVASTPEERFKNLMETRPDLFDRVPNHQLASYLGITPESFSRIKKRLNQER; encoded by the coding sequence ATGATAGATGTGCTGATCAACTACATGAAAAGATTTATTGACTTGCCTGAGGAAGAACTTTATGAAATCGCTAAGGATGTTCCCATTCAAAGCTTTGAAAAGGGTTCTGTGCTGATTCGGCAGGGAGAAGTCCCTACTGAATGCTTTTTTGTTCTTCAGGGGCTCGTGCGGCAGTATGCTGTCAATGAGGATGGTAAAGAGACGACATTCAATTTTTTTACAGAAGAACAGGCGGTCGCGGTCTACAATGCTCATACCCATCAAAAAGAGTCGAAGTTCACGCTCAGGTGCTCGGAAGATTGTGTTCTGGTCGTCGGGGACCTGTCGATCCAAGATGAGATGTTCGCGCAATTTGAGGTGCTTGAAACCATGGTCAGAAAAGTTGTCGAAAACGATATCGGAGCCATGAATGAGGCCTTCACCTCCTTTGTGGCGTCGACGCCTGAGGAAAGGTTCAAAAACCTGATGGAAACCCGACCGGACTTGTTCGATCGAGTTCCGAACCATCAATTGGCAAGTTATTTGGGAATCACGCCCGAATCCTTCAGCCGTATTAAGAAACGGCTGAATCAGGAGCGTTAA